Within the Salvia hispanica cultivar TCC Black 2014 chromosome 4, UniMelb_Shisp_WGS_1.0, whole genome shotgun sequence genome, the region ctctgcATATCCTCCAGACCCTATCAGTACGATTTgctttgtctcttttacttttctgcatgcttttccagacgctggtagtttaaggaaacttgtcttgcttttcgctttatgcttgtctgtccaaattaggaaagtctttctagttaagtttactccagctgttttagaactttaaaatatctcaatttctctaagtcatgtatgttccgtacgttcccagttcttagacccagtaggtagagtaaagttcttcTGATATAttagacccagtagttttaagttctcgacccacaaaattgcgtggcagcagccaaccccttttcccaaaacatcctcaaatgcagtttcgtaacaccttcgtcctcgtgggatcgatcctttacttccccgtgctaagttgtagtatagtgagttgaggtttttgaaggaatagagtgcacccaacgacccctttctgatagtttcatgatcttctagcctctgaagtctagtcggatcctctggacctgttagatcgagtgataTCACACAGCACAAACCGCACTGCACTCTAGAGTCCTGTCAATACCCTTGTGCACCCCTCCATAGTAGGGGATCCCATTCCGAAATGCGGTGGCTGCAAATTAGACAAAAGCAACTCTACTGCAAATGCCTTGAAGCGCTCTGGCTACCGTATATGCCCCTATTGTTGTGATTTGTGTATTAGGTgattaattcattatattgtttctcattttGAATGATATTCCCTTCGTCACGTTTTAGCAGTTTCGgttacttttctgcactcgttttagcACTTTCGGTTActttttctacattattctctctcctactttactatttctccactttaactatttattactccctccgtcccagataatttgacccagtattccatttcgggtcgtcccacataatttgtcctatttcacttttaccatttttggtagtggaccttatattccactaactcattcctactcatatttattttaaaactaatactttaaaagcatgacccacattccaccaactttttcaattcatttttcattagatttcttaaaactcgtgtcgggttaaagtgtcccaaattatctgggacggagggagtaccatttttataaaacaaatgcaGAAAAGTAGTCGGGATTGCTTAagcggaacggagggagtacatcaTACTCTTTTCCactctttaaaaatattgaagtttGGAGAtgatacaagttttaataagaaataagTACAATATGAAagataaatggaaaaatagttgaaataacGTCAGTGAATAATAGGACTCACATGATTAATAAtgtaatactccatctgtccattatttaaaaaactaatattttactattttaggttatccataatttaaagattcatttaattttttccacttttaatatactaacctcacattccacaaatttttcaaattcacGATCTATTatctactactataaaaataagttacacatcatcatttaatttttttaaaaagtcaaGTAATTTTTGAAGCTTGTGCCAAATTAAAATGACTTTTGTGGGcgaatggagtatatgataaaaatgtttctaataaatatgtaattttatgtGACGAAATGGAATTGATAAAAATCGACTTAGCATGGCGTCTTTGTTTTACTAATTAGATAGTTCGATGAAATCTTATTTAGAAAGTTTGGAAAACAGCATTATGTAGTCAATCTCTGTTTcgtaaaatacaaaaaatttccaaCGCATTCAAATAATTCCATATTTGGAGTTTGGATAAAGGCAAAAATTTGTTCACCAACACGTATGATTGTACCAGTCACACACGCCACTAAATTTATccattttccatatattttactaataaaaatcataatatctACATAGGAAAAACTAATTTAGTgcactttatattttagagtgaactacataaatggtacctgatatttcactttcgcacaaaAATgctacctgatctttattttatatcgtttttggtacccaatgacaaaaataaccttAGGTACCAAActtgtgattattttgttatggaggatatttttggaaatttccattaaatagtataccaaacatgtgattatatttttcttcatttcttatttcttttcttctttattttctccttctttcttttttcttcattttctactttctttttagtattttatcttcctttcttctttcttttactcattagtttatgttttcttttttttcttttctcttctttttcttctttatttttagtgttttatacgTACATCTAATTAcattcataataatataaatcaagaataaaacacctaattaaattaattatttaaaatatttaaatcaattaaatattttgtattgaattgttttatactcattttatgttgaaacacctaactaaaaatattcaactcttaatatcattatgaatataattcacaattttaaatttttattgagattatatatattgattttaattattagtttaatgtaaaataataataataataataataataataataattattattattattattattattattattattatatattatatgattcataatttaaataattatattattattattatttatttattacaactagtttttattattataacaataatattattacaataattaaatataattataactataactatacttaagtatatttgaatgatattaaaaaaatacattaatatcaaaataataattttaatattgattaataataatagtataaagagtgagaaaaatgagtgaagaaataataatagtataatagtataatagtataatatcacttttggtacttaGTTTTGTATGTCCAAAATAACCTTAATGatacaaatggaaatatgtttttgtttagagggtattttggggtcaaaatttcatcaagtactaaaaatgtgatttataggtaccaaaaacgatataaaataaagatcagataccatttatgtgcgaaagtgaaagatcaggtaccatttacgtagttaactctattttttaagatattaTACTCTCCGAATATTATCGAGAACCAATTAAATCAATGCGTACGTGGCGGAATATGATTAGTCGACATCGGTAGACAGCAAAATTGCGGTTTGGGGAAGACGGAAAGTGAATGATTTAATTCAATCCAAAAAATCTCTATTTAAAAATCCGTTGCTTGAAGAAATACACTCAGATTCAGGTgcagctctctctctctgaccTTGCAAAGCATCCCTTGTAATTCGCAGATAAGGTATGGCTGATATTTCGCGATTCTGTTTCCGATTAATTTCGTTTTGTGTAAgtgaattttgaattgttttggTGTAGTACGACTGGAATATAATATGTAATTCGCGTTGAATATGATTTTCGATACCTTTTCTGATCTGGTTCGCGATTTTGCTTCGACGGAGCTGATCGAACTAGCCTCAGCTTGAATCACCTGCGAATTGTCTTTGTGTCTCTAGGTCAAtgccaaaattcaaaaattaaaatctgcTGTGTTTGTTGTTGCTGCTGATTGAACAATTGTTGGTCAATTTGTTTGTTATCACGATTTGAGATGAATTATTGAAGGTCAACGCTGATTTTGGAGCATATGTTGCGTCAGTTCAGTTCATAAGGTCAAAGCTGATTTTTAGATTGACTTCAAATGTAACGAAATTTCAAAACTATATGAACCAAAAGATTAGTAGCTAAAGCAATACTCCTAATGTTAGTTACTAACCACTACCCAAACAATTAGTGCTTTTAGGATTAATCCAAGTCTTGGAGAAAAGATTGGTTTTAGTGAAGGAAACATCTTAAGAGCTTGTTGTCTAGAAACTAAAGATTCtctaattttgattaattcgTTCTTTCGATGAATTTTCAGTCATAAGTTTTGCTTGTCTTGATTTTCCTCCAATGTTATGCTGGCAATTTAGTGCTAGTTATGATATGTATCCCTTTTTACCATTTGTCTTTCATAATTTGGGTGAACAATTATTGTTTTTGCAGTATGGATAGAAGGGTACTATTACTTCTAGCCATGCTCAGCAGCTGCTGGTGCTGTAATGCTAGAGACCTGACAGGTAATTAAGTCGGCGAGAATGTTGAAATTGTTAAAGGTGGTTATATCAAGTACTTGGTTTATAAGTTTTAGCTGCTGGTGTAAATTGAAGAGATGATCTTGCCATATTGTATTTGTGAGCtcaatttaatcaaacaagtggatttaatttttaattttttatgcttATTCATCTCACTTTGAATCTTTGGCACACCTAAAAACCGAAAAGTATGCTCCACTTTGTAGTAACTCTAAAACTATCGAAAAGATGTTGTCTTTTTCTCCCATCTTTTGGACGTGTGAGACGTCTTCCTGGTCTTGCAAGTTGCAAGAGGGCTTgtgataaaaaatttcttgaCATTCAGCGATTCAATGCCTTTAAATCATTGTTGTAAACCACACTAGCAAGTTTTGACCTTGGAAAGTTGTTGGCTGCTAGAATCATTCTCCCAAAACAAGTTTCCTTATTGATAAAGTTTATGTGGGAGAACATCTGTTTCCCATTCAATGCCTGATTCATTCAATTTCTACTCTGTTGGCTATTTTCTGAAGATAAGGTATCATATTTAGGATTTTTAGAAATAGATTCTGGCAAATACTAATGCTGGTCCTCTGGTGGCAGTTCTACAATCAAATGACAGGACAGATGCTCTCTATGTGCAAGAAGTTACCAAGAATGAAGATTTTTGTGAATTGTGTGAAGAATTTGCTTCTGAGGCTCTTAGTTACCTTACACTAAATAAAACCCAAGCAGAGATTATCACTATTCTTCACAAATCCTGCTCAAAGATACCTTCCTTCAAGCAGCAGGTACTGGAAAATATGTTAAGCATGACTGTCTGCTGAAATAGAAAGTCATGACTAATTGactattttgttgaatttctACCCTCTCAATAACCTATCTACTGTAGTGCTATACGTGACTTTCTTTATCCTGCTATTGGAAACATAAGATGATTTAGCATTGTGGGAATGAAAATAGATAGTAGAAATGTTCTGATAGTGTTTGTCTGCAAATTAAAGTCCATGAGATTAATATTAAGGGATGTctacttcaaaaaaatttggaactCTCTGTCTTATGATTATGTTTCTGCAGCAGCTAGTTTTTGTGCTGAATATatatctttgtttttattttatatgtatataataacAGTTCATGACACTAATATGTGTGATCATTCTTGCAGTGCATTGTTTTGGTGGACTATTATGCACCTCTGTTTTTCTTAGAGGTTTCCACTTTAAATGCTAAAGATTTCTGCCGAAAGGTTAATCTTTGTGAAGACCGCATTTCCAAGTCTCAAGAACTCCCTAAAGATAAATGTGATCTTTGCCATACCGTTGTTGCAGAGGCTTTGCTGAAGTTGAAAGATCCAGACACTGAGGTAGATTTTGTGAAATTGCACCAACATATCTTATACGGAATATAATTCACTTCTCTATTGCTGATCACGGTGCTTGCATGCAtgtaatcaaaatatatttcctTCATGTTTTGATTCCATATGCTAGTTGTCTACTTGGATTGAGGTCCGATTTCTTGAAAGCGCAGATACTATTGGAATTTGTTAGGTTGAAATCGTTCTTTGGActctttttatactttccttACTTGTGACCAGATTGCTTCCTATCGATCAAGATAAATCTCAAATAGTACAACTTATTATGTAATTCCCCTGAACAATTTCTATtagtagaagaaaaatgatctcatgtagtagtatatttctCCTTTCATATTCATATGCAAAACATATTCATCAGCATGCCAAACTACCATAATACCCCATGGGTAAGCTCCAGACTTCTTGCATTTGAATATTAGACAGTGCTTGCATCTAGCTAGTTATTTCTACTCCCCACACTGCCATACTTTTCACTATTTGTCCTGCGACAACCTTCCTTAATTATATGAACTGATaatgtttatttctttcagTTGGAAATACTGGAGATGCTTCTGAAGGCGTGCGACTCTATCGGTAAAAATGCCAAAAAGGTAATTTTAAATGGAACTTACTACTCATCTGTGTAATAACCATATAGTCATGATATAAGATGTTAAATACTCAAGCAAACACCATTCTTGGTCTTTCTGGAAATCTGTATATTTAAGTGAAAGCACTTTAAGTAGCAcgaaattttattgatttgccTTATGTGCCTCTTTTGCAGTGCAAGAAGTTAGTTTTCGAGTATGCACCTGTTATCCTCATCAATGCCGAGCAGTTCCTGGAAACAAGTGATCTATGCACCATACTACATGCCTGTGATTCAGCAGCAGTGGTTACTGAGGAAGTATCACTGGGTACGGAGGCATCCATGCACGCATCATCTTAGATTGCCCGGTTTTCGCCAGTTTTCAAAAATCTGTTTCAATGCTGTAAGAAAATCGTCCGTTTATATTGTGCATACTAAACGGAACTCTGCTATGTTGTAAATCATATCACACATTCTGTCATGTTCAAACTGTGTTTTCTCTAACAATTTATAAGAGTATAATTGCTTTGCACTTCTCGAGATAATTgctttatattaaaattcatgttatcttaagatttttatttccaatGAATGGAGgctaattttattgtattaaaattcatgagattataaaaataaagatgtttcaaaaacaaattcgTAAAATTTATTCCCAtgtatgattaaaaatattccaaCCATTAATGAGTAATGACTCCCCTCTAATTTCGTAGAATagattattttcctttaattaACAGCTCATTGATGATTAGCAATTTTGCACTTACTATATTAATCCCAGCTTTAGAAaagcgcacacacacacacactctaaACCAAACGACAAACCTCTTTCTTGAATTCGATTGCCCTACATCTCTTTTCAGACTGATTTTCCAATTGAAAAAGGTACCTAAATATGCAGATTCATTCCATTTCTGTTATATGCATGCCTCCTATTTTTCAagattctctttttttttggtactgTTTTTCGGATCCAATCATTGTTTGTGATTTCCCTTTTTGTATATTAGATGTAATTTAGGAACCTTGCATTATTGTTAGCCGAGAATTGGATGCAATTAGAGCCTTTTTTAGGGGTAAAAgcttttatttgttgaaatgtagatgatttaatttgttaggaTTGTATGcaatttgtgaaaaaaatttgatcttgTTGAATCCTTTATAGCTTcgtgaaaattaattataattccTCAAAAtggtttttatgtttttcacCAATTGTAAGCCTGACTGGGAGTTTTGTTCTagaatcttgaattttgatgGAAAGATCcattttctcataaattttggGATTGTTTTCAGGTTAATCGCCCAAATTAATTCGTATCTAGGGTTTTGAAACCTTGAAATTTGTATTCTGTTGTTCAAGACAAAAGACCAGGGAATGCAGAAAGATGTGCCTTCTGGCTATATGGTCTCTATCCAACTTTGATCTGGTCGAAGCTCGATCCGAGCTGCCCTTCTTTGTCTTCGATGAGATTGGACAGTTAAGTCCTCGTCCCGTCTGTGAGAAGACGACGCTGGTTAGGTATTCGTGGAAGCAGATTGGCTCGTATGATGATGTTCGTGAAGACGGTTGAGGTTTTGCTTTCTTGAAGTTTCGCACGTACGGCTGAGTTATTTGGCAAACTAGTGTTATAAGAATGGATAGTAAAGGGGGTGTATTGATGCAAAGGTACGAGTTTGGGAAGTTGCTCGGGCAAGGTACCTTTGCGAAGGTCTACCATGCGAGAGATATCAAGAATGATGAGAGTGTGGCGATTAAAGTGATTGACAAGGAGAAGACTGTGAAGGTTGGGATGATGGAACAGATCGAGCGAGAGATTTCTGTGATGAAACGCGTTAGGCATCCGAATGTGGTGCAGCTTTACGAGGTTATGGCCACCAAGGCGAAGATCTATTTCGTGATGGAGTTTGCTCGAGGAGGCGAGCTTTTCCATAAGGTGGCGAAGGGGAAGATGAGGGAGGATGCTGCGAGGAACGTCTTCCAGCAGCTGATCACAGCTGTTGATTTCTGCCATAGCAGGGGTGTTTACCACCGGGATCTCAAACCCGAGAACCTACTGCTGGATGAGCACGGTAATTTAAAAATCTCCGACTTTGGATTGAGTGGCATAGCGGAATCGAAGCAGCAAGATGGGCTGCTTCACACAACGTGTGGAACGCCTGCCTATGTTTCGCCTGAGGTCATCAGCGGACGAGGATACGATGGGGCAAAGGCTGACATCTGGTCTTGTGGTGTGATCTTGTACGTATTGTTATCGGGCCACCTTCCGTTCCATGACTCGAACTTGATGGAAATGTACAGGAAAATAGGCAATGCGGTGTTCAAGTGTCCGAACTGGGTGACACCCGATGCGCGTAATCTGATTTGCAAAATCTTGGATCCGAATCCAAACACAAGGATCTCCGTATCCAAGATTATGGAGAATTCTTGGTTTCGCAGAGGTCTCAAATCGAAATTCTTGAGAAGCGGATGCACCAGCACGAGAGAACCGATTCTTGATATGGACAAGAAGGCTGAGCCATCAAAGCCCGCCAATCTGAATGCGTTCGAAATAATCTCCCTCTCGGCTGGCTTTGACCTCTCTGGCTTGTTCGAGGGCAGTGAggcgaaaaaggaaatcaagttCACGTCCAACAAGACCGCCAAAGCCATCATCTCGAAGCTAGAGGAAGTGGCCACGCGCGTGAAGATGAAGGTGACGAAGAAGGATGGAGGGCGTCTTAGATTCGATGGATTAAGGGAAGGGAGAAAAGGGGTGGTGTCCATCGATGCAGGGATCTTTGAGGTCGGCCCGGATTTCCATTTAGTCGAGATGAAGAAGGCGAACGGAGATACGTTGGAGTATGAGAAGCTGGTGAAGAAGGAGATAAGGCCATCTTTGAAGGATATTGTTTGGACATGGCAAGGGGAGCACCAGACAGAGGAAACTCAGTTTCTGATATgttaaattagattttatgATTGTGATTTAGATATTATTATGTGCTTTATTTTCTTGGcaagatttgaattttgttagGCGTTTGccttttatgttaattttccTATTATATTAGTACTTCTACTTATCTCACATTGGagctaaaattaaaatatcccTTGTTTAGAAAAGAAGGAAGATACAATGGTAATCCTGTATTGTATAGATCTCCCAAAAAATAGAGGCTATTTCCCTCTTACAACAGGATGTATTATTATGAACaagttattaaattattttgcttACTTATTCACATCTTTTAAACCTTAGGCTACGAGTCCTCTTAGTTGTTATATTCAACTTTTCGAAAATAAATTTCCCGGTTAGATGTCTCATTGTTACCTCCTAAGAGCTTTTCGAAAATAAGCCCTTGtctactaaaaaaatatctgCACAAAAAGCAATTCTTTAATCCGTACAAGACTATGCCTAGcatctcctttttttttttttttttaatctgaTCTATTGTCTGTCTAATTGCATTTtggaatatatttaatttcgtTAACCAATTTATACATTTTCGAAATATCCTATGAGATCCTCGAAAACCGGGCTT harbors:
- the LOC125222059 gene encoding prosaposin-like: MDRRVLLLLAMLSSCWCCNARDLTVLQSNDRTDALYVQEVTKNEDFCELCEEFASEALSYLTLNKTQAEIITILHKSCSKIPSFKQQCIVLVDYYAPLFFLEVSTLNAKDFCRKVNLCEDRISKSQELPKDKCDLCHTVVAEALLKLKDPDTELEILEMLLKACDSIGKNAKKCKKLVFEYAPVILINAEQFLETSDLCTILHACDSAAVVTEEVSLGTEASMHASS
- the LOC125222058 gene encoding CBL-interacting protein kinase 2-like is translated as MDSKGGVLMQRYEFGKLLGQGTFAKVYHARDIKNDESVAIKVIDKEKTVKVGMMEQIEREISVMKRVRHPNVVQLYEVMATKAKIYFVMEFARGGELFHKVAKGKMREDAARNVFQQLITAVDFCHSRGVYHRDLKPENLLLDEHGNLKISDFGLSGIAESKQQDGLLHTTCGTPAYVSPEVISGRGYDGAKADIWSCGVILYVLLSGHLPFHDSNLMEMYRKIGNAVFKCPNWVTPDARNLICKILDPNPNTRISVSKIMENSWFRRGLKSKFLRSGCTSTREPILDMDKKAEPSKPANLNAFEIISLSAGFDLSGLFEGSEAKKEIKFTSNKTAKAIISKLEEVATRVKMKVTKKDGGRLRFDGLREGRKGVVSIDAGIFEVGPDFHLVEMKKANGDTLEYEKLVKKEIRPSLKDIVWTWQGEHQTEETQFLIC